Proteins co-encoded in one Pocillopora verrucosa isolate sample1 chromosome 1, ASM3666991v2, whole genome shotgun sequence genomic window:
- the LOC136276868 gene encoding low affinity immunoglobulin epsilon Fc receptor-like, which translates to MILTSHLFKALIVCVPFILVICDARNVFGSAPDICPPGWMHWNNTCYYFANNFESNRVAWQDARQACQRIRGGDLVSIHSAAENDFIGRHISGPCWIGFNDLRTEGNFQWSDGSSSVYKSYSNNEPNDFHGQEDCVEIRSWLADTIIPDLNVNPSEPKPSPPKEIVKFGT; encoded by the exons ATGATACTCACTTCGCACTTGTTCAAAGCGTTGATAGTTTGTGTTCCGTTCATTCTTGTTATTTGCGATGCAAGGAATGTGTTTGGATCAG cCCCTGACATTTGCCCCCCTGGATGGATGCATTGGAATAACACGTGTTACTACTTTGCTAATAATTTTGAATCAAACCGGGTCGCATGGCAAGACGCTCGACAGGCATGTCAGAGAATCCGTGGAGGAGACCTTGTCAGCATTCACAGTGCTGCAGAGAACGACTTTATAGGACGCCACATCTCAGG TCCTTGTTGGATTGGATTTAATGACCTCAGGACAGAAGGCAATTTCCAATGGTCGGATGGGTCATCATCTGTTTACAAAAGCTATAGCAACAACGAACCAAATGATTTCCATGGCCAAGAGGACTGTGTGGAAATAAGGTCGTGGTTAGCAG ACACCATCATACCAGATTTAAATGTGAATCCTTCGGAACCTAAACCAA gcCCACCCAAAGAGATAGTTAAGTTCGGTACATGA
- the LOC136277428 gene encoding fibroblast growth factor receptor-like 1 produces the protein MILSALLFKAILVAVLGFLDNWHADACSVPNIREKEGNEIKVIEVTSGEDVKLTCQIRTVGQTSKPRYYWLKDNQTLSPLSHQRLRLKLYRYLKIKRAKKEDAGFYTCVAVNDCGKNPFTMHLFVGSPTLNPNKITVGAAPRLTVPQSKMRRNLLRVPVGNSVRMDCSADGNPRPTVKWYKDGKLFKERKLYSSRRTTLLRLKDLVPSDTGSYMCNVSNSYGWINHTYKVYVHERARAEPVVLPMENVTVYRGENASFTCKALSDSMPHFQWLRSFPTSFNSSTNGSIEIPHYEIVNKEDADQHVIMPSSGVKIDFHVVKLTLLNVTKRDEGKYTCIVGNAVGFASEHAYIIVQNIVREDKAKLTELQKTESTTDGSTVNLTSISSESEAVTQTSMGWTDRIRYPAAVIAVSVGVVVMLIIASGLCYWQVKKGRASSSATMKSRHNIDSLQAKHVVQSNEYVIVPDLKGLGNDFGTK, from the exons ATGATACTAAGTGCTCTCCTATTCAAAGCGATTCTTGTTGCTGTCCTAGGCTTTCTGGATAATTGGCACGCGGATGCGTGTTCAG TTCCTAACATTCGTGAAAAGGAAGGAAACGAGATAAAAGTCATCGAGGTGACCAGCGGAGAGGATGTTAAACTCACTTGCCAGATCAGAACCGTCGGTCAGACCTCAAAACCAAGGTATTACTGGCTCAAAGACAATCAGACGCTCAGTCCATTGAGTCATCAACGTCTGAGGTTAAAACTCTACAGATACCTAAAGATAAAAAGAGCCAAGAAAGAGGACGCCGGCTTCTACACCTGTGTCGCAGTAAATGACTGTGGCAAGAACCCTTTTACAATGCACCTATTTGTCGGAA gtCCAACACTGAATCCCAACAAAATTACAGTAGGAG CTGCTCCAAGATTAACGGTACCGCAAAGCAAGATGAGGCGCAACCTTCTTCGAGTACCCGTTGGAAACTCTGTTCGGATGGACTGTTCTGCCGATGGAAACCCTCGTCCTACCGTGAAATGGTATAAAGACGGAAAATTGTttaaggaaaggaaactttATTCGAGTCGAAGGACAACCTTGTTGAGACTGAAGGACTTGGTTCCCTCTGACACTGGGTCATACATGTGTAATGTGAGCAACTCATACGGATGGATTAATCATACATACAAAGTATACGTTCATG aaCGAGCTCGTGCTGAACCAGTCGTTCTACCCATGGAAAATGTCACAGTTTATCGAGGAGAGAATGCCAGCTTTACATGCAAAGCATTAAGTGATTCCATGCCTCATTTCCAGTGGCTAAGGTCGTTTCCTACAAGTTTCAACAGTTCGACAAACGGTTCAATTGAAATTCCTCACTACGAAATCGTGAATAAAGAAGATGCAGACCAACATGTAATTATGCCATCAAGTGGTGTAAAGATTGATTTCCACGTAGTGAAGTTGACTTTGTTAAATGTCACAAAGAGGGACGAAGGCAAATACACTTGCATTGTGGGAAATGCTGTTGGTTTCGCATCCGAACATGCTTACATCATTGTCCAAAACATTG tTCGTGAAGATAAAGCAAAACTAACCGAACTTCAGAAAACTGAAAGCACCACAGATG GCTCTACTGTTAACCTGACATCCATCAGTTCTGAAAGTGAAGCAGTTACGCAGACGTCAATGGGTTGGACTGATAGAATAAGATACCCGGCGGCTGTAATCGCAGTTTCAGTGGGCGTGGTCGTTATGTTGATCATAGCTTCCGGTCTCTGTTATTGGCAGGTGAAGAAAGGCCGAGCGAGCTCGTCCGCAACGATGAAAAGCCGACACAACATCGATTCACTTCAAGCGAAGCACGTAGTCCAGTCAAATGAGTACGTAATAGTGCCAGACCTAAAAGGACTCGGGAATGATTTTGGCACTAAGTGA